A stretch of the Capsicum annuum cultivar UCD-10X-F1 chromosome 10, UCD10Xv1.1, whole genome shotgun sequence genome encodes the following:
- the LOC107845279 gene encoding protein trichome birefringence-like 39 codes for MGVLLLSLFLMFFVRTNNYVNATNYSIDAISNIGCNIYSGKWIYDSSYPMYDFSKCPFIDNQFNCKKYNRPDNLYLKYRWQPFSCNLPRFNGLFFLEKYKGKKIMFVGDSLSLNMWESLGCMIHSSLPNPKTSLTKKNGIAEILFLDYGVSLLMYRTPFLVDMVKENIGTILKLDSISDGNAWKGMDVLIFNSWHWWIHTGISQPWDYIQEGSQIVKDMNRLVAFNKGMNTWARWVSKNIDPSKTKVFFQGISPTHYQGKDWNEPSKSCKVETQPFLDTKYPGGTPQEAIVVNKVMKKVKNKAYLLNITTLSQYRKDAHPGFYSDTHGSDCSHWCLPGLPDTWNLLLYTSLIS; via the exons ATGGGAGTTttattactctctctattcttgaTGTTCTTTGTAAGAACAAATAATTATGTGAATGCCACAAATTATTCTATAGATGCAATTAGCAATATTGGTTGCAATATTTATAGTGGAAAATGGATTTATGATTCTTCATATCCTATGTATGATTTCTCAAAATGTCCATTTATTGATAAtcaattcaattgcaagaagtaCAATAGGCCTGATAATTTGTACCTCAAATATAGATGGCAACCTTTCTCATGCAATCTCCCAAG GTTCAATGGTTTGTTTTTCTTGGAAAAATACAAAGGGAAGAAAATAATGTTTGTAGGTGACTCATTGAGTTTGAATATGTGGGAGTCATTGGGTTGCATGATTCACTCATCACTACCAAATCCTAAAACTTCACTCACAAAGAAAAATGGAATTGCTGAAATTTTATTCTTG GATTATGGAGTTAGTTTGTTAATGTATCGTACTCCATTCTTGGTGGACATGGTGAAAGAAAATATTGGCACTATTTTGAAGTTGGATTCCATTAGTGATGGCAATGCTTGGAAAGGAATGGATGTATtgatattcaactcatggcattgGTGGATTCACACTGGCATTTCTCAACC GTGGGATTATATACAAGAAGGGAGCCAAATTGTGAAAGACATGAATCGTTTGGTTGCTTTCAACAAAGGAATGAACACATGGGCTAGATGGGTTAGTAAAAATATTGACCCATCTAAAACTAAAGTTTTCTTCCAAGGAATTTCACCCACTCACTATCA GGGCAAGGATTGGAATGAACCATCAAAATCATGCAAAGTAGAAACCCAACCCTTTTTGGACACAAAGTATCCAGGAGGGACACCACAAGAAGCAATTGTGGTGAACAAAGTAAtgaaaaaagttaaaaacaaAGCCTATTTGTTGAACATAACAACACTTTCACAATATAGAAAAGATGCACATCCAGGATTTTATAGTGATACACATGGATCAGATTGTAGTCATTGGTGTCTTCCTGGTTTGCCTGATACTTGGAACCTTCTTCTTTATACATCTCTCATAAGTTAG